Below is a genomic region from Desulfuromonas sp..
GTCTTTCCAATTCCATCAAAAGACTGAGCAGAGGAAAAAATGGAGGCAATTTTCTTGCTAACCCAATATGCTATCGGGCTCCCAGGAATTTTCTTGAAATCAGCGGCAGAGGCGAGGTAGAGCAGCCCACAATCCGGATTTTTGATAGCGTTTCGAATAGATTCTTCTTTTTCTGCTTCGGAGTCACCATCAACCAGCCTTAAATAACGTCCCTTGTATTCAAGCCTGTTCGCATTTTCCAGAACAAAAGCGGTAGTCGATACCACCTCACCACCGATGCTATCAAACGCTCTTGCCCCTAGGTGTGCCATTGACAACAGTGTGTCCTGACTAAGAAGTCGTGCTCTAAGGCCCTCGAAGGACGACAAGAACATCCAACTTTGCATCGTAATCATAGCAACAGAACCTTGTTTTTTAGCTAGGTCGAGATTGCGCTCAATGAACATAGCAAACAGGTCTGATTTACTGTTCGGATAGTTATTCTTGGCCCAGGCACTTAAACGGCCATTCATCCCTTTACCACCCATATACGGCGGGTTGGCAACCACCACATGATATTGGGGGCAGAGGTATTCGGTCTGCCGCAGAGCTTGCAGCATCTTCTGGTGTGTCATGCTTATAAACAGATGCCCGGAGACGTCCTTCGACTCCAGAATCTTCAGCATCCCCTCCACGGCAGTGATATCCGGACGGATCAAAGATCCGAAGTTATCGGCTTCTTCAAACTGTCGTAAAGTGGTCTGCAGTGGCGATGTGAACAGGTCGCGCCCGATGAAATCCATGTACTCCTTGAGTTCACCTTCGGCAAACTCGATCTTCCGTAACACACAGATATTGGGCTGCACAGGCTTGCGAAAAAAGCGCCGCTGCTTTGCGCGGGCCTTCATGGTCAAAGCAAAGGCGGCCAGTTCTCCGGCGCGTTCGTCAATTTCGATGCCATAGAGGTTGTGTGTCAGAATCTTTGTCGGGATCTCGGCGGACTCATAGCCCTCCTCCTCGTAGATGGCATACAGCAGGTCAAAGGCATAGGTGAGCATGTGTCCCGAACCGCATGCCGGGTCGCAGACTTTGATCTCTTCCGGCTTACCGATGCGCAGGAAATCGGCCTCGGCCTGCTCAGGTTTGATGTAGTAATCCATCCGCTCAATCAGCTTTGAACTTGGGCGATTGAGCAGCCACAGGCGGCCGAGGGAGTTTTCCACTAGATAGCGCACGATCCAGTGCGGCGTGAAGAGCTGGGTGGCGGCCGGAATATTCTCGGGTGTGATCTTCTTGTTTTTATTCAGCCCATCGAACACCTCGTCCTTCTTCTCAGAGATGTAGAACTGGTAGAGCCAGCCGATGACCTCGACATCCTGGCAGGCGTCGATGGTTAGGGTTTCACGCACAGAGGTGAGAATCGACGCTTCGGAAAGAAGGTCATCCGGCATCAATAGCTCGGTGAAGTGAGCGATCCGTTCAAACAGAAATGGCATGCTGCCATGGTAGCTGTTGCAGACCGCGACCAGCAGCAACAGATAGGCCTCCTGCTGCGGGTCTGAGGAGGGCAATTTTCCGCTCAACAGATCGAAGACCTTCTGTCGGTCAAGGTTGGCTTCCAAGCTCTCTTCAATAACCCCCTGCTTGGCTTCCAACAAAATCTCGGGCTGGGTATTCCCCACCGCAGGTGAGACGGCACCGATGCGGGTATAGCCGTTGGCATCCATGAAGCGCAACGCACAGAAACGGTTGAACCAGATATAAGCAACCTGATCAATGACCGCGCTCTTCGAGGTGTCGGCGATAAGCTTTTTCAGATCCTCCAGCGCCTTGCCCTTTTCGCGTAACTCGGCCGAGTCGGTGGAGATAACCTTTTCGAGCTTGGTGGCAACCTGCTCGCGCAACTGGCGACGAGCGGCCTGGGCGAATCTTTTCAATGCTCCTGTATTCATAGCAATTCAATACTCCGTAGAACAAACTGGCTCGGATGCCAATTAAATGGTGACACGCTTACCAGCCTCTATTTCCTGCAGCAGAACTTTGCGGAATGCATCAAGATATTCTTCGACATCTTGAGAATCGCTCAGACAGCTTTTAGCGAAACAGATCGGCAGGGTGCTGCTGGACACAAACTGCACCGGTGGCGGCTCCTTAACACCCGGTTGTTCGTCGTCGTGTTCGCCGGTCTCCTCGTACTCGCCCGCTGGCTGGGGAGGTTCAAGGAAGGTTGTCATCCGGTTGAGTAGTTGAGGATAGGTAACGGTTTTGAAGCGGCTTGCGCTTTCACGCAGAACGGCGATCAGCGGCTGACCTTCGCTATCGCGGAGAAAGGTCTCGAACGGCTGGCCCAGTTGCTGCTGCTGATCTTCGCTCAACTGCCGGTACTCGGACATGGCCTCAAGCTGATCACGCAGACCCTGAACCGTTTCCATCGCCCTGTTACGCTCTTCCTGAACCTGGGCGAAGATTTCCTGCCCAAGGGACTCAACCTGCGTTTTGACCTGCTGGATGGTATTCCCCTTGTAACAGTCAGAGCTTTCCAGCAGCTCGCGAATTTTCTGCCCCTTGTCACCACCGACGTAGGCGAAATTAGCTTCTTGAGCCTGCAGAAACTGCCGAGCCTGGTTGTACAGTTCCTTTTTAGAACCACTCATGAACTGGCGGATCGGATCGAGCACCTGCTCCTTCAGGTCGAGAAGGGAGTCCTCGACTTTGCCGAGATCGGCCAGATAGAAGGTATAGGGTTTGCCGGCAATCTCCTGAATGCGTTCACGGGGTTCACCAAGCGCGGCCAGGAAGGGATACTCCTTAATATGGCTTGCGAGCTGAGCAAGCTCCGTCTGCAGTTTCTGAAAAGCTTCGCCGGTCTCCTTGGCTAGAGCCTTGGCCTCGCCGCTCGTTGCAGGGGAATCGAAGAAATCGGAGAAGAAATCCTTGAGTAGGCGCACCTGACCGGCACTGAATGCGAGCTGTGGTGTGATCAATACCTGAGGATATCCGTGACTGTTTTTCAGCGCCCGCTCCAGGGTGGCATCTTCAAGAACGTCGCTGTCATTTCTTACTTCGATCTTGCCACGGGCGGAAAGCTTGGCGGTAATGCAGAGAATAGAAGCCTGGTACCAGCCGTAAGGTTTTTTCTCGAAACGTTCGATCAAAGACTTGAGGCTGGTACGAACACCACCCTGGTTGTTGGTCTGAATGAAAGCAAGG
It encodes:
- the pglX gene encoding BREX-1 system adenine-specific DNA-methyltransferase PglX — its product is MNTGALKRFAQAARRQLREQVATKLEKVISTDSAELREKGKALEDLKKLIADTSKSAVIDQVAYIWFNRFCALRFMDANGYTRIGAVSPAVGNTQPEILLEAKQGVIEESLEANLDRQKVFDLLSGKLPSSDPQQEAYLLLLVAVCNSYHGSMPFLFERIAHFTELLMPDDLLSEASILTSVRETLTIDACQDVEVIGWLYQFYISEKKDEVFDGLNKNKKITPENIPAATQLFTPHWIVRYLVENSLGRLWLLNRPSSKLIERMDYYIKPEQAEADFLRIGKPEEIKVCDPACGSGHMLTYAFDLLYAIYEEEGYESAEIPTKILTHNLYGIEIDERAGELAAFALTMKARAKQRRFFRKPVQPNICVLRKIEFAEGELKEYMDFIGRDLFTSPLQTTLRQFEEADNFGSLIRPDITAVEGMLKILESKDVSGHLFISMTHQKMLQALRQTEYLCPQYHVVVANPPYMGGKGMNGRLSAWAKNNYPNSKSDLFAMFIERNLDLAKKQGSVAMITMQSWMFLSSFEGLRARLLSQDTLLSMAHLGARAFDSIGGEVVSTTAFVLENANRLEYKGRYLRLVDGDSEAEKEESIRNAIKNPDCGLLYLASAADFKKIPGSPIAYWVSKKIASIFSSAQSFDGIGKTRRGLQTGDAGRFIRCWHEVSLERIGRNLEKIEAGSSGFKWFFFNSGGTFRKWYGNIGDVVNWGNDGDEIKATGKAIIPSEHLYFKEAVTWPKVSSGRCSFRWFPDGIIPGDAGPCFYDESGLQDTVLCFSNSKVALSFLQFLSPTLNFEVGVMAKMPILQPDSKATKHASGEAIKVHQIDWNAYENSCDFTSLPLLQCDYRQTTLKATYLKLRAQWKEMTLEMERLEEDNNRIFIEAYGLQAELTPEVPLNEITLTCNPHYRYGNGKNEKELEALLLADTMRELISYAVGCMFGRYTLEKPGLILANQGETIEDYLKRVPEASFPADDDNVIPMLDGDWFTDDISDRFRTFLRITFGVEHYEDNLKFVEKALGKDVRKYFLKDFYNDHIKRYKKRPIYWLFSSTKGSFNALIYMHRYRPDTVSVVLNDYLREFRTKLESRLEHLQGVSISVSATQGEKTLALKDIEKLKKIIDELEDYEREVLYPLATRQIEIDLDDGVKVNYPKFDDALKKVTGLSRYLRDKIT